The nucleotide sequence AGCTTGGGGTTCCCCGACAAAGCAGCACCCGCAACAGCACCATCGCCGGGTACAACGTTGATCACGCCATCGGGAATCCCGACTTCCTTGGCCAGCCGCGCCAGATAGATGGCGGACATCGGGGTATCTTCGGCTGGCTTGATCACCACCGTATTACCGGCAGCCAGAGCGGGCGCAATTCCCCAGCCAATCAGCAAAAAGGGAAAGTTCCATGGGAAGATGAATCCGCATGCACCGTACGGCTGACGCACGGTCCATGCTTCGTGATTCTTAACCGCCAGTACCGACCGTCGCTGGACGTGTTGCGCCAGATCGGCAAAGTAACGAATCGTATCGACAAAGTTCTGCACATCCCCTTGCGCCTGACCTTCGATTTTGCCGGCGTCCAGTGACTCCAGTTGCGCAATCACATGCTTCTGTTGTTCGACAGCATCTGCCAGACGATGCAGCAGTGCACTGCGTTCATTCTGTGGAAGTTTGGCCCAGCCGGTTTTGCGGAACGCGGCGTCCGCCACATCAACGGCCATATCCACGTCAGCGGCCTGAAAATTGAAGACTTCCGCCAGCTGTTTTCCCGAACCGGGATCGGACGTCACGAAGGTCTCGCCTCCCGTGGATTCGATCTCTTTTCCGCCGACGACTCCTCTGAGTGGTCCTCCTTCCAGAAAGGCCTGGACTTCGGGATACAGATCATTCGCTGTAGTTGTTGACATCGCGCGCTCCTGTTCAATGAATTTCAGTAAAGACTGCTTCGTGCCCCGATCTTCTTAGCATTGCGATGCATGATCCAGGGGCTGATTTCTTGCGTTAATAATTGCCGACCGCTTCCTGCTGCCACAGTTTATCATAACTGGAACCAATCCAGATTTTAACTGAAAACGCTTTTTAGTTTGAAGGATGAGAGGGAACTGGTTTTCACCGTTCCGCTATTGTCAAATTTACCCCTTGTTTTCCGAACGTTGCCAGTCTACGCAATCTAACTTCCTTCTCCACTGGAATGTGGGTCATACTGAATCGCTGCCTGTTAATGTCAGAACACTAAAATGCCCGATCGGAAGGGGGACGTCTGGCAGGCGGATTTTCATTACGCGGTCTCTGACTTCCACCTGTGACACGCGGAGCAGAGACGTCAATGCGTCGTCCCGTTCCAGACGACGTTGTATTCTTGAGAAGAACCACATCAGGAATCCGCAGTCGATCTCGCTCATACTTATAATCGAGAAAGCCTTGACCACCAAACAAGCTATCAGAATTACCATCGATAAAATTGACTCGCACCTTACCGTCTGAGTAGATTTCTTTGACAATACAATCCTGCCAGTCATACTGAGAATTAATTCCCTGAAGCTGCATCCCTATCGTGAGTACTGTTCCCGCGGTGACAGGTGAATAACCCTCTTTATAGAGACCTTCTTTCGCTTTATTCAATTTCCACTCCCGAGCATAACGACCGCCAAAAGTCTGTGAGTTTACAACAAGAACATCGATAAAGTTTCCTAAACCAGACTCATTCTTGAGCCGATTGATTTCCTGCGTCAGACGAACGGAGTGCTGTATGCGTTTCTGCTTGAATTCTCTGGCAAACCTACTGTGTTCTTCTTTCACTTCAGGCGGCAGTTGCATCACGGCTTTAATATCATCCTCGTCTTCAACAATCACCCAATCATCGAATTCTGCAGAAATGATTGCCAGCTCTTTTGCGATCTCATTCAGTCGGGGAATAGCGGCCTTTGCCTGTTCACTATTTTGAAAAGTGTTAATCAGATCGATCTGCTCATTCTGATAATACTCCAGATCTTTTAAAAGTTTATCGTTAGACCGGGACATCCCCAATGTGCCTCCAATATCCTGCCAGTCCATGAAGAACAGACCGTAGATCACAGCCAGCCCGGCAGCACCGAATAAAACAACGCGGAGCATCGATTCGTTACGCTTCCTGGCATTTTTCCGGGAGCCGGTACGTCGTTTTTCCTTCGGCTTAGAAGCTTCAGCCATGTGTTCTGAGGAAGGTCGCTTCTTGCGACGACGACGGGGATAAGGAGTACTCACAGAGGGAACACTTTCATCCAGACTCGATTCAACTTGAATAAACAATGGTCAAGTGATACGGGTCCATTCTATATACACGCGTAGCTACAGGTCAACAATTGAATACACTGTTTGACAAATTGAAACTCGAGAGCGCATCACGTTAAACCATAGCGACTCTCGCTCGATTAGACCCGGTTCAAACGGACCTGGAGACGCTACAGCAAAACTGGCCACAGTCTCGACGGATTTCACTTCCCGTTAAGAATCTCCACCTGTGCGGGCGAACTGGGAGCGTCGAGCAATTCCAGTCGCAGCACATCTCGTTCGGGGGTAAGATCAATCGCGAAGGTCAGGCGGTGCACGCCTTTCGTCAGTTCGATTTCGGTCTCCGGCTTGAGGACGATCGGTTTTTCTCCGAGCCACATTTTCAAACCATCCACAGAATCAAATTTCAGAATCGCCTTGCCGGGGGAAAGCGCTTCCAGTTCGCAGCGGACAAACGCCGCGCCTGTCGCCCTGTTCGAGACATGCAGCTTACCAATCTCGTCAAACTTGCGGACAGGCAGACTGCCATCCACGCGGCTGTAAGCCGGTTCCCAGACGAAGGCCGGGTTCTCAGTCGCTGCAGTCGCATGTCGTGTCCGGCGAATCGCATTCATGGCGCCCGGCGTCCCTTTCATCACCCGCCAGCGACGCACCACGCGGTCCTTACTCACCGTGTAGGCGTCGGTTTTCCCCAGCTCCGTCAGAAATCGTACCAGGTCAGTCAATTCGGGCTGTGTCAGTTTTTCCAGCAGGCCCACCGGCATCAGTGAGGCAGCCGGTGCTTCTTCGTCGATCTGGTCCAGGGGGATATTGATGATGTTATTATTCACATCCCGCAGCACAAGCTGACTGTCGGAACGTCGCACGAGTACGCCCGAAAATACTTTTCCCTGCAGCGTCACCACTGTGACCGCGTTATAATTTTCTTTAACCGCTTTATTCGGATTGAGCAGCGAGTCGACAATGTAATCCGGCTGGGAACTGCCCCCCAGGCTGATCAGGTCAGGACCGACTTTGCCGCCTGCGCCACCAATCGCGTGACATTTCAGGCACGACAGATCTTCCCGACGGAAGATGGCTTCCCCACGCCGCGCATCTCCTTTTGTTTTCACAGCATGGATCATGTCAGCCATTTCTTCAGGTGAAAGATTGACCGGCTGAGGCGCTCCGCTGCTGGATAATCCCCCGGCCACGGCAATCGCTTTGGCCAGTTCCGGGTTCGAACGGCCCGTCGATTGAATCGAGCGTCCCAGGTGAATCGCGGCATCTTTGGCGATTGTTTTTCCCTTCAATGCATTCACCAGCACGCCTGTCCCTCCCTTGCGCTGCAGGAAGATATTTGACAACGCGGCTAATTGATCCGGTGATGTCACCGTCTGCATCAGATCAACCGTCTGTGTGGCAGCCAGTTTGACATTCATCTCCGCCAGCGCAGCAACTGCGGCTATCGACAGGGCTTCTGACTCTGCGCTCTTACTCTGTTTCAGTAACAACTGCTGGTTTTCTTTGCCTCCCAGCCGAGCCAGAGCATAGAGACTTGTCTTTCGCAATTCGAGACCGGTCTGATCCGACTGCGCCAGTTCACGAATGGGTTGCTGCAAGGAAGCGATTTTCCAGAGTCCCGCACATTCAATGGCCGCCTGCTGTACTGCCGGGTTTTTGGAACGGAACAGCTGCTGCAGCGCTTCCAGTTCGCCCGTAGGACGTATCTTTCTTGCCTGGACAGCCTGGGCCAAAGTACGCAATATTGCCGCCTGGTGACCGGGCTTCGTATCCGGCTTGAGAGCCAGTTCATATAGCTGCTGCAGATCGCCGGCATTAGCAAATTTACCCAGCAGATTCAGACTCGTCTGAAGTTCGCTGTCCGGAATCTGGCCTGTCTGAATCAGTTTTGTAATTACCGGAGCGACTTCAGGAGAATTGACGGCCGTTAATGCAAACAGCAACTTCTTCGGATGTTTTTGCAGTGTCGACGTTCCTTCCAGCACCTGCGGCAGCCAGATCGATTTGGTTTCGCGGGTCGTCAGCCACAACGCGTAATCCAGAAATTCATCAGCCGGGTGATCGAGTGCCTGGTAGGCGTCTGTCAACACAGTCGGTTCGTCGTACAACGAAAGGGCACGGACTGCTTCCAGACGCACGCGGGGATGTTCATCGTTCGCCAGCGGCGCGATCATTGCATAAGTCCCGGGTAGTTTGTCTTTCCAGTGCCGGGCAACGCGAATGGCGGCAGCACGGGCGCGACCATCTTTCGCAGACAGACATTGTTTCAACAACTCAGGCTGCACACTGCTCAGGCTTTGTGCGACCCACAGTCCTTCCAGTTGATTGTGTTCAAACTGCGGATCCTGAGGATCGAGTGCTTTCAACCAGACTTTCAGGTCGGCTTCCACTTTTTCCCGGCCCCGCTCCCGCAGTACGTTCTTGGCGTTCTGTCGCGTCCACTCTTCGGGCAATTTTAAAGCTTCCAGCAGTTCCTGGTTTGACGCATCCACCAGCTGCGGTCGTGGTAATGTCGGTTTGCCTTTGTAGGTGACTCTCCAGATGCGACCATGCGTATGATCGCGGCGGGGATCGCGAAAATCCACTTCGCCGTGCTGAATGATCGGATTATACCAGTCGGCAATATAAATTGCCCCATCGGGGCCCATCTTCACATCAATCGGTCGAAAGGCAACATGATCGGTTTTGATCAGTTCGACCTGCTCGCGCGAAACATAGCCGGCTTCATTTTCGGTTACGACAAAACGGCACACACGATGACCACGAAAATCGTTGGTAATCATGTTCCCCTGCCAGTCATCGGGCAGATGACGGCCGCTGAGGATCTCCAGTCCACAATGTTTGGGAGAGCCCAGATTCAGTCCTTTCAGAACCCGATCCATGCCGACCGCGGTCACAAAAGCTGCGCCGGGAAATGTGTAATTGATTCCATGAC is from Gimesia maris and encodes:
- a CDS encoding PVC-type heme-binding CxxCH protein, producing the protein MINQAASPFQRIVLSSICLLCLFSATTVRAQRDLTDIPPPDPELERKSFKVAEGFEVNLYAADPQIAKPIQMNFDAQGRLWIASSEIYPHIKPGEKANDKILVVEDQDGDGTADKTTVFADGLLIPTAVIPGDGGAYVGNSTELLFLKDTDGDGKADVRKTELAGFGTEDTHHILHTLRRGPAGQLFFNQSIYIHSHIETPYGVRRLNGGGIWKYQPETMDLEVVMRGMVNSWGHHFDRWGQSFCTDGAYGHGINYTFPGAAFVTAVGMDRVLKGLNLGSPKHCGLEILSGRHLPDDWQGNMITNDFRGHRVCRFVVTENEAGYVSREQVELIKTDHVAFRPIDVKMGPDGAIYIADWYNPIIQHGEVDFRDPRRDHTHGRIWRVTYKGKPTLPRPQLVDASNQELLEALKLPEEWTRQNAKNVLRERGREKVEADLKVWLKALDPQDPQFEHNQLEGLWVAQSLSSVQPELLKQCLSAKDGRARAAAIRVARHWKDKLPGTYAMIAPLANDEHPRVRLEAVRALSLYDEPTVLTDAYQALDHPADEFLDYALWLTTRETKSIWLPQVLEGTSTLQKHPKKLLFALTAVNSPEVAPVITKLIQTGQIPDSELQTSLNLLGKFANAGDLQQLYELALKPDTKPGHQAAILRTLAQAVQARKIRPTGELEALQQLFRSKNPAVQQAAIECAGLWKIASLQQPIRELAQSDQTGLELRKTSLYALARLGGKENQQLLLKQSKSAESEALSIAAVAALAEMNVKLAATQTVDLMQTVTSPDQLAALSNIFLQRKGGTGVLVNALKGKTIAKDAAIHLGRSIQSTGRSNPELAKAIAVAGGLSSSGAPQPVNLSPEEMADMIHAVKTKGDARRGEAIFRREDLSCLKCHAIGGAGGKVGPDLISLGGSSQPDYIVDSLLNPNKAVKENYNAVTVVTLQGKVFSGVLVRRSDSQLVLRDVNNNIINIPLDQIDEEAPAASLMPVGLLEKLTQPELTDLVRFLTELGKTDAYTVSKDRVVRRWRVMKGTPGAMNAIRRTRHATAATENPAFVWEPAYSRVDGSLPVRKFDEIGKLHVSNRATGAAFVRCELEALSPGKAILKFDSVDGLKMWLGEKPIVLKPETEIELTKGVHRLTFAIDLTPERDVLRLELLDAPSSPAQVEILNGK